The following proteins are encoded in a genomic region of Cataglyphis hispanica isolate Lineage 1 chromosome 1, ULB_Chis1_1.0, whole genome shotgun sequence:
- the LOC126849822 gene encoding 26S proteasome non-ATPase regulatory subunit 2 — translation MPETKTETKPIKDMKNGKEDDKNDLSEEDKLLQEELNMLVERLQDANTKLYHPALESLRSHIRASTTSMTSVPKPLKFMRPHYDTMKSIYEKITNVKCKELCSDIISVLAMTMGEGRECLKYRLTGSALAIGEWGHEYVRHLSGELAGEWDEVTGDNVEATNKKLIALVHEIVPYNMVHNAETEACDLLMEIERLDLLEQYVDESAYQRVCLYLTSCVPYVADPENSTLLHVACKLYRKFGQYPQAIRLAMQLNDLPLIESIFTNCRDLSVQKQLAFMLGRQQIFLELHEATVEDDDLFEIMSNSHLNNHFLNLARELDIMEPKTPEDVYKSHLENSRPPFGGGQVDSARQNLAASFVNGFVNAAFGHDKLLIEDGNKWLYKNKEHGMLSATASLGLILLWDVDGGLTPIDKYLYSSEDYIKSGALLACGIVNCGVRNECDPALALLSDYVLHSSNTMRIGAIVGLGIAYAGSNREAVLGLLTPVLSDTKSSWEVLGMTGLALGMVAAGSCNAYVTTAIMHTLMDKSESDLKDTYARFLALGLGLCFLGKQEAAEAIIAALEIVHEPFRSMSTTLVEVCAYAGTGNVLKIQHLLHICSEHYEPSNEKEEKSERKDKEKKEEKKDDKEKDLSSRQAIAVLGIALIAMGEEIGAEMAYRTFGHLLRYCEPVIRRSVPLALGLISVSNPKLNILDTLSKFSHDSDPEVAHNAIFAMGLVGAGTNNARLAAMLRQLAQFHAKDPNNLFMVRIAQGLTHLGKGTLTLSPYHSDRQLLSPVALAGLLSTLIGFLDVKNIILGRSHYLLYTLAAAMQPRMLVTFDEDLNPLAVPVRVGLAVDVVGQAGKPKTITGFQTHTTPVLLAYGERAELATEEYIPLTPIMEGFVILRKNPDFIP, via the exons ATGCCGGAAACGAAGACAGAGACAAAACCGATTAAAGATATGAAGAATGGAAAAGAAGACGATAAAAATGACCTG TCAGAGGAAGATAAACTTCTAcaagaagaattaaatatgCTCGTGGAGCGCCTGCAAGATGCCAATACCAAACTATATCATCCTGCTTTGGAATCTTTGCGTTCGCATATTCGTGCATCAACAACATCAATGACAAGTGTCCCAAAGCCACTGAAATTTATGCGCCCTCACTATGATACTATGAAAAGTATCTATGAGAAAATAACTAATGTCAAATGTAAAGAATTATGCTCTGACATTATTTCAGTCCTAGCCATGACCATGGGCGAAGGTCGAGAGTGTTTGAAATATAGGCTCACAGGCTCGGCATTGGCGATTGGCGAATGGGGACATGAATATGTTAGACATTTATCAGGAGAATTGGCAGGAGAATGGGATGAAGTCACGGGTGATAATGTCGAGGCGACGAACAAGAAATTGATTGCCCTAGTGCATGAGATTGTTCCCTATAATATGGTACACAATGCGGAAACAGAGGCATGTGACCTATTAATGGAGATCGAAAGGCTTGATTTGTTAGAACAATATGTCGACGAAAGCGCGTATCAACGAGTATGTCTCTATCTTACAAGCTGCGTGCCATATGTAGCTGATCCAGAGAACAGTACTCTTCTTCATGTCGCttgtaaattatatcgaaaattcgGACAATATCCACAAGCAATCAGGCTGGCGATGCAATTGAATGATTTACCTCTCATTGAATCAATCTTTACAAATTGTAGGGATCT TTCTGTACAAAAGCAATTGGCCTTTATGCTGGGACGTCAGCAGATTTTTTTGGAGTTACATGAGGCTACAGTAGAAGACGATGATTTGTTCGAAATAATGTCTAATTCCCACTTAAACAATCATTTCCTGAACTTGGCACGGGAGTTGGACATAATGGAACCCAAGACACCAGAAGACGTCTACAAATCCCATCTAGAGAATTCACGACCGCCCTTTGGCGGTGGTCAGGTCGATTCAGCGCGACAGAATCTCGCGGCAAGTTTTGTCAATGGTTTCGTGAACGCTGCATTTGGTCATGACAAACTGTTGATTGAGGATGGTAACAAATGGCTGTACAAAAATAAGGAGCACGGCATGCTAAGCGCGACCGCATCTCTAGGTCTAATTCTGCTATGGGATGTGGACGGCGGACTCACTCCAATCGACAAGTACTTATATTCGTCGGAAGACTATATCAAGTCAGGTGCTTTGTTAGCTTGTGGCATTGTCAATTGCGGTGTGAGAAATGAGTGCGATCCCGCCTTGGCTCTGCTATCCGATTACGTGTTGCACAGCAGTAATACCATGCGTATCGGTGCTATCGTGGGTCTCGGTATTGCATATGCCGGTTCTAACCGAGAAGCCGTACTGGGTCTGTTGACGCCAGTGCTCAGTGACACCAAATCGAGTTGGGAAGTTCTAGGTATGACTGGTCTAGCATTAGGAATGGTCGCCGCCGGCTCCTGTAACGCTTATGTCACCACAGCGATCATGCACACGCTAATGGACAAATCGGAGTCCGATCTCAAAGACACATATGCGCGATTCCTGGCGCTCGGTCTGGGATTATGTTTTTTGGGAAAGCAGGAGGCTGCAGAAGCGATCATAGCAGCTCTAGAAATCGTTCACGAACCGTTCAGGTCGATGTCGACAACATTGGTGGAAGTGTGCGCGTATGCTGGCACGGGGAACGTTCTTAAGATTCAACACTTGCTGCACATTTGTTCGGAGCACTATGAACCAAGTAATGAGAAGGAGGAAAAAAGCGAACGTAAggacaaagagaaaaaggaagagaagaaagatgaTAAGGAGAAGGATCTTAGTTCTAGACAAGCTATTGCTGTTCTTGGCATTGCCCTGATCGCTATGGGAGAGGAAATCGGTGCCGAGATGGCATATAGAACCTTCGGTCATCTGTTGCGTTATTGTGAGCCCGTGATTCGTCGCTCAGTGCCACTTGCCCTAGGTCTTATCTCGGTGTCGAATCCGAAACTAAACATCTTGGACACGTTGTCCAAGTTCTCACACGACAGCGATCCTGAGGTGGCGCACAACGCGATATTCGCTATGGGCCTGGTCGGTGCCGGTACAAATAACGCACGATTGGCCGCTATGTTGAGGCAACTGGCTCAATTCCACGCGAAAGATCCTAACAACCTCTTCATGGTACGCATCGCACAAGGCTTGACGCATCTAGGTAAAGGTACGCTTACCTTATCACCCTATCATAGTGACAGACAGCTGCTCAGCCCTGTTGCTCTCGCCGGTCTTCTATCGACATTGATTGGTTTTTTGGACGTGAAAAAca ttatccTTGGACGCTCACACTATCTCTTGTACACGCTGGCCGCTGCAATGCAGCCTAGAATGCTGGTAACTTTCGATGAGGACTTAAATCCGTTGGCTGTACCAGTGAGAGTCGGTCTTGCTGTCGATGTCGTCGGCCAAGCGGGAAAACCGAAGACTATTACAGGCTTCCAAACGCACACCACTCCGGTATTGCTGGCATATGGCGAGAGAGCAGAACTTGCTACCGAGGAATACATACCATTAACGCCGATCATGGAGGGTTtcgtaattttaagaaaaaatccgGACTTTATACCCTAg